In a genomic window of Hyphomonas sp.:
- a CDS encoding ATP phosphoribosyltransferase regulatory subunit: MTHDALVAAARGVFEATGAEPVDPAYILPSDIPLELSGEAVRARLCVFSDHRGSEMVMRPDLTLPVAGLEADRRAAGGDGAKAYTYAARAFRLPAAGGDPMEFTQVGFEWFGKDSSAACDAEAFALVREAVAACDVTPAATEMGDLSIFPAFVDALGLARITTDLLKRAFRQEGGVSDLLAAAPQAPAEDLQPVLDAASAKEAEAAFLTVIAARGIPMIGTRSVAEIVAGLRGQAAVHAAGGIPEAARAALSDLAGVNCPAGEAADVLGAIAGRHGLDRMHDAIERVARRMDAMLAAAPELTTEARFRSGFGRRFTYYDGFVFETFGQNLSSRQPFASGGRYDGLIEGLSRSRAAASGIGGVVRPDRILRAKGETA, from the coding sequence ATGACACATGACGCCCTCGTCGCGGCGGCCCGCGGCGTTTTCGAGGCGACAGGCGCCGAGCCGGTCGACCCGGCCTACATCCTGCCGTCCGACATCCCGCTGGAATTGTCGGGGGAGGCAGTGCGCGCCCGCCTTTGTGTGTTTTCCGATCATCGCGGAAGTGAAATGGTCATGCGGCCCGACCTGACTCTGCCGGTGGCGGGACTGGAAGCGGACCGCCGGGCCGCAGGCGGCGACGGCGCAAAGGCCTACACCTATGCGGCCCGGGCCTTCCGCCTGCCGGCTGCCGGGGGCGATCCGATGGAGTTCACTCAGGTCGGCTTCGAATGGTTCGGCAAGGACAGCAGCGCCGCGTGTGATGCCGAGGCGTTTGCGCTGGTGCGGGAGGCCGTCGCGGCCTGTGACGTGACTCCCGCCGCGACCGAGATGGGCGATCTCTCGATCTTTCCGGCCTTTGTCGATGCGCTCGGCCTGGCGCGGATCACGACAGACCTGCTGAAGCGGGCCTTTCGGCAGGAAGGCGGGGTCAGCGATTTGTTGGCCGCAGCGCCGCAGGCCCCGGCAGAGGATCTGCAGCCCGTGCTGGACGCGGCAAGCGCGAAAGAGGCCGAGGCAGCCTTTCTGACCGTGATCGCCGCACGCGGCATTCCCATGATCGGCACGCGAAGCGTGGCCGAAATCGTCGCCGGCCTGCGTGGCCAGGCGGCAGTCCACGCCGCTGGCGGCATCCCGGAGGCCGCGCGGGCAGCGCTTTCTGACCTGGCAGGCGTCAACTGCCCGGCGGGTGAGGCGGCAGATGTTCTGGGCGCCATTGCTGGCCGGCATGGCCTTGACCGGATGCATGATGCGATCGAGCGTGTCGCCCGGCGCATGGATGCCATGCTCGCCGCAGCCCCCGAACTGACAACGGAAGCCCGGTTCCGGTCAGGCTTCGGCCGCCGGTTCACCTATTATGACGGCTTCGTCTTCGAGACATTCGGCCAGAATCTCAGCTCCCGCCAGCCCTTCGCGTCGGGCGGGCGGTATGACGGCCTGATCGAGGGCCTGTCCCGGTCCAGGGCCGCCGCGTCCGGCATTGGCGGCGTGGTGCGTCCCGACCGGATCCTGCGTGCAAAAGGAGAGACGGCATGA